From Verrucomicrobia bacterium S94, the proteins below share one genomic window:
- a CDS encoding DUF4982 domain-containing protein, with the protein MKNIQIALLLGLTAVTGFGLPEGYPETPRVKTKINQHWKFHLGDPDAEFFKSDTNDQSWETVHVPHTLELTSMSLNDCQDDKYQETFMREVGWYRRDIRIFPTPGKRIFLEFEGAHQVTDCWVNGKHAGRFAVGGYSPFHFDITDDVEPGKTAQITLRVDNRKNETTPPDPGPFDYIKFGGLYRDVYLVEKDPLHITFNWEAMDAGVKITTPTVDPVNLYGSVNVKTTVRNTYDVPRETTLITRVIDADGLVVLKLEDSQIVEPQTDFTFNQIGSIEENLQLWGIDHPYLYRVNSLVLDEDKPVDCVENRMGFRKVEITDRGVVLNGEPIKLMGMNRHQHYGYIGDALPDSLHYKDMLQFKELGFNIMRTAHYPQDNAILDACDELGILVYEEAPTWISITTNQQWYANLEKAARIMIRNHYNHPAVIIWGAGINHRGPVAQIHNACKQEDPFRFTASQGSRWTGPQHSGITDIYAQMIYGDYYWNHKEPMLAMEGRRGPEAVNHYLDDPLKLGLIAWTAHAYYTFHPTKTPQDRARGGMMTVFRWPKKGTMWYRAELTDEPFTYIEGAWTNGVSTLEVYSNAEEVELLLNGKPYRKSGPSTDEKYNLLNAPPFIFEIDDFKPGTLTANGLENGNVVSSMSIRTPEKPAAVKLILDTGGRNVVADGADILVAYAQVVDQNGTPVTDTPFNVTFSVNGPASIVGEGKGIGANPTHVRHGHAPVLIRAGTEPGTVTVTAEAAGLKSGKAVFKTVKAETDMIAENAGPIYDFESVKIDIGGHSQLVQFGWTPWMGDDNTDSKQDFEALGGFSAVLRCTNPEMLRWLGEMNVMGRNGFAWGDGVLCMDENGLLLELSNLRKGRYRITTGHHAPRNNSDSMDPNPDKKKNAAIHQLPYARKLKIETAGESIETVVTEGKAMHEAPFGSVSFEVESNGRDPVVIRFSDASGKGRGIWLNTLEISEWK; encoded by the coding sequence ATGAAAAATATACAGATTGCATTACTGTTGGGACTGACTGCTGTAACCGGGTTCGGATTGCCGGAAGGCTATCCGGAAACGCCGCGCGTTAAAACGAAGATTAATCAGCATTGGAAATTTCATCTGGGCGATCCGGATGCTGAATTTTTTAAATCGGATACAAATGATCAATCGTGGGAAACGGTTCATGTGCCGCATACGCTGGAACTGACCTCGATGAGCCTGAATGATTGTCAGGACGATAAATATCAGGAAACCTTTATGCGAGAGGTTGGTTGGTACCGTCGCGATATCCGCATTTTTCCAACTCCAGGAAAACGAATTTTTCTGGAGTTTGAAGGGGCGCATCAGGTGACCGACTGCTGGGTGAATGGAAAGCATGCCGGCCGGTTTGCGGTTGGTGGTTATTCCCCGTTCCATTTTGATATTACAGATGATGTAGAACCCGGAAAAACAGCGCAGATAACCTTACGGGTTGATAACCGGAAAAATGAAACCACGCCGCCGGATCCCGGACCGTTTGACTACATCAAATTCGGCGGGCTCTATCGTGATGTTTATCTGGTGGAGAAAGATCCGCTGCATATTACGTTCAACTGGGAGGCGATGGATGCCGGGGTGAAAATCACGACGCCGACGGTGGATCCGGTTAATCTTTACGGTAGCGTGAATGTTAAAACCACGGTGAGAAATACGTATGATGTTCCCAGGGAAACCACTTTGATTACACGGGTGATCGATGCGGACGGCCTTGTGGTACTGAAACTGGAGGACTCACAGATTGTTGAGCCGCAGACGGATTTCACCTTTAATCAAATCGGAAGTATTGAAGAAAACCTGCAGTTGTGGGGGATCGATCACCCTTATCTATACCGGGTGAATTCACTGGTGCTGGATGAAGACAAACCTGTGGATTGCGTGGAAAACCGCATGGGATTCCGGAAAGTGGAAATTACCGACAGAGGGGTTGTTCTGAACGGCGAACCGATCAAGCTGATGGGGATGAATCGGCATCAGCACTACGGGTATATCGGGGACGCGCTTCCGGATTCGCTGCATTACAAAGATATGCTTCAGTTCAAAGAACTGGGCTTCAATATTATGCGGACGGCACACTACCCGCAGGATAACGCAATTCTCGATGCCTGTGACGAACTCGGTATTCTGGTCTATGAAGAAGCGCCGACGTGGATCTCCATCACCACCAATCAGCAGTGGTACGCCAATCTGGAAAAAGCCGCGCGCATCATGATCCGGAATCATTATAACCACCCGGCGGTGATCATCTGGGGAGCCGGTATCAACCACCGTGGTCCGGTGGCACAGATCCACAATGCCTGTAAACAGGAGGATCCATTCCGTTTCACCGCCTCGCAGGGCAGCCGCTGGACCGGTCCGCAGCATTCGGGCATAACCGATATTTATGCGCAGATGATTTATGGGGATTATTACTGGAATCACAAAGAACCGATGCTCGCGATGGAAGGCCGGCGCGGGCCGGAGGCGGTAAATCATTATCTGGATGATCCGTTGAAGCTCGGCCTGATTGCCTGGACGGCCCATGCCTATTACACCTTCCATCCCACCAAAACGCCGCAGGATCGTGCGCGAGGCGGTATGATGACTGTTTTCCGGTGGCCGAAAAAAGGAACGATGTGGTATCGCGCTGAACTGACCGATGAACCGTTCACGTATATTGAAGGTGCCTGGACGAACGGAGTCAGCACGCTGGAGGTTTACAGCAATGCCGAAGAGGTGGAACTGCTGCTTAACGGGAAACCCTATCGGAAAAGCGGTCCATCGACGGATGAAAAATACAATCTGCTGAATGCACCGCCGTTTATTTTTGAGATCGATGATTTTAAACCGGGAACACTGACGGCCAACGGACTGGAAAACGGGAACGTGGTTTCATCCATGTCCATCCGGACACCGGAAAAACCGGCGGCGGTAAAGCTGATTCTCGATACGGGAGGTCGTAATGTTGTCGCTGACGGCGCTGATATTCTTGTGGCTTATGCGCAGGTGGTGGATCAGAACGGCACGCCGGTTACGGATACACCGTTCAACGTTACGTTTTCGGTAAACGGTCCTGCCTCCATTGTTGGAGAGGGTAAAGGTATCGGAGCAAATCCGACGCACGTACGCCATGGACATGCGCCTGTGCTGATCCGTGCCGGAACAGAGCCGGGTACCGTCACGGTAACGGCTGAAGCAGCCGGGCTCAAATCCGGAAAAGCGGTGTTTAAAACGGTGAAAGCGGAAACCGATATGATTGCCGAAAATGCCGGACCGATTTATGATTTCGAATCGGTTAAAATTGATATCGGCGGTCATTCCCAGCTGGTGCAGTTCGGCTGGACGCCGTGGATGGGCGATGATAATACGGATTCGAAGCAGGACTTCGAGGCGCTAGGCGGTTTTTCGGCGGTATTGCGGTGCACCAATCCCGAAATGCTCCGCTGGCTGGGCGAAATGAATGTCATGGGTCGCAACGGTTTTGCCTGGGGCGACGGCGTACTCTGCATGGATGAAAACGGGCTGTTACTTGAACTTTCCAACCTTCGGAAAGGCAGATACCGCATCACTACCGGTCACCACGCACCGCGCAATAATTCCGACAGCATGGATCCGAATCCGGATAAAAAGAAAAATGCGGCGATTCATCAGCTGCCTTATGCGCGGAAACTGAAGATTGAGACAGCCGGCGAATCGATTGAAACAGTTGTGACGGAAGGCAAAGCGATGCACGAGGCGCCGTTCGGATCGGTTTCATTTGAGGTTGAAAGTAATGGGCGTGATCCGGTGGTAATCCGTTTTTCGGATGCTTCCGGAAAAGGCCGTGGTATCTGGCTGAATACGTTGGAAATCAGCGAGTGGAAATAA
- a CDS encoding response regulator, with the protein MGEHSTTAVTSHPDLQHKPPDDLFDTLYKTVMDAVLISRIDDRLVYINPAAEILTGYRCGMQPELKLQTLFPEKPVIGMSRTTIVRRDGASCSVQLNLSELSLQDETLTLLFIRPVADETVPFASLSEPHSMQLLLKHLMDHLPDNVYFKDLHSRFIMVNRAFCNHIGIDADHIIGKTDADLFTKTHADQARKDEQQIIYSGLPLVNIEEKETWADGHCTWVSTTKMPVKNTDGTVIGTFGISRDITAEKNMEKERKARKRAEKITEAKTLFLANMSHEMRTPLSAIVGIGDLLIDTPLNDEQKDYVRTIESSSEALLDIVNSVLDLSKIEAGKLDMESIPFHVRKLVHKTLDVIKPPALSMHNVLCPELDDAVPETVRGDPVRLRQVLLNLLSNANKFTNGGTIKLRMSAEHPDLQHVRLLFEVTDTGIGMKPEQIPRLFQPYEQADRSTTRNYGGTGLGLAICNKLVEQMGGQLRITSQKGLGTQIQFSILLESCTDDPEDEVKTHVNPGSPHILNRILLVEDNRVNREVIRRILDKLGYHADIATNGEEAVEAAQNRTYDLILMDVQMPVMDGLEATRIIKHKNEDRKTCSPLIVGLSAHALKEHHEQAAAAGMDDYLTKPIRIRDLQQLFSRF; encoded by the coding sequence ATGGGAGAGCACAGTACGACAGCAGTAACATCACATCCGGATCTTCAGCACAAACCGCCCGACGATCTTTTTGATACTCTCTACAAAACTGTTATGGATGCGGTTCTGATCTCCAGAATCGACGACCGTCTGGTATATATAAATCCGGCGGCGGAAATCCTTACGGGATATCGATGCGGAATGCAGCCGGAACTGAAGCTGCAGACGCTCTTTCCGGAAAAACCGGTTATTGGAATGTCCCGCACGACAATTGTCCGGCGTGATGGCGCTTCATGCTCTGTTCAGCTGAATCTGTCTGAACTCAGTCTTCAGGATGAAACACTTACCCTGCTCTTTATCCGGCCGGTTGCGGATGAAACGGTACCCTTCGCCTCGCTTTCCGAACCCCATTCCATGCAGCTTTTGCTGAAGCATTTAATGGATCACCTTCCGGACAACGTTTATTTCAAAGATCTCCACTCCCGATTCATTATGGTCAATCGGGCGTTCTGCAACCATATCGGTATCGACGCCGATCACATCATCGGAAAAACCGATGCCGATCTATTCACTAAAACCCATGCCGATCAGGCGCGTAAAGATGAACAGCAGATTATCTATTCCGGCCTTCCACTGGTGAATATAGAAGAGAAGGAAACCTGGGCGGACGGTCACTGCACCTGGGTTTCCACCACTAAAATGCCGGTGAAAAACACTGACGGAACTGTGATTGGAACCTTTGGAATTTCACGTGATATCACAGCGGAAAAAAATATGGAAAAGGAGCGGAAGGCCCGCAAAAGAGCCGAGAAAATCACAGAAGCCAAAACGCTGTTTCTGGCCAATATGAGCCACGAAATGCGGACGCCGCTCAGTGCTATTGTCGGTATCGGCGACCTGCTGATTGATACCCCGCTTAACGATGAGCAGAAAGATTACGTAAGGACGATTGAATCGAGTTCGGAAGCCCTGCTCGACATCGTAAACAGTGTACTCGATCTGTCTAAAATAGAAGCCGGTAAACTGGATATGGAATCCATTCCGTTCCATGTACGCAAGCTGGTACACAAAACACTGGATGTCATCAAACCGCCTGCGCTTTCCATGCACAATGTGCTCTGCCCCGAACTTGACGATGCCGTTCCAGAAACTGTTCGTGGCGACCCGGTGCGTCTGCGTCAGGTCCTGCTGAACCTTCTGAGCAATGCCAACAAATTTACCAACGGCGGGACGATCAAACTCCGGATGTCTGCGGAGCACCCTGATCTACAGCATGTACGCCTGCTCTTCGAAGTGACGGATACGGGCATCGGTATGAAACCGGAGCAGATTCCCAGATTGTTCCAACCCTATGAACAGGCCGATCGTTCCACAACCCGGAATTACGGCGGTACCGGACTCGGGCTGGCAATCTGCAATAAACTCGTTGAACAGATGGGCGGACAGCTCCGTATTACGAGTCAGAAAGGCCTCGGTACACAGATTCAATTTTCCATTCTGCTCGAAAGCTGTACCGATGATCCGGAGGATGAAGTAAAAACCCATGTAAATCCCGGAAGTCCGCACATTCTGAACCGCATTCTGCTGGTAGAAGACAACCGGGTAAACCGGGAGGTCATCCGGCGTATTCTGGATAAACTCGGCTATCACGCAGATATAGCCACTAATGGTGAAGAAGCGGTGGAGGCCGCGCAGAACCGGACCTATGATCTTATTCTGATGGATGTGCAGATGCCGGTGATGGACGGACTTGAAGCCACCCGGATCATTAAACACAAAAATGAAGACCGAAAAACGTGCAGCCCCCTGATTGTCGGCTTATCGGCACATGCGTTGAAAGAGCATCATGAACAGGCCGCTGCAGCGGGAATGGATGACTATCTGACCAAGCCGATCCGAATCAGGGACCTGCAACAGCTTTTCAGCAGATTCTGA
- a CDS encoding MFS transporter, whose protein sequence is MDRQQLIENLYNRITGEEDARVCKDIPDAACNDQPRNFFAYLTANLLGKVADEIGSAKLIIPWLFGMLGVPAVFTGFLVPIREGGVLLPQLVVAAAVRKLAIRKTVWIVGALLSAVSLFGMAWTAIGFEGASAGGTIILMLVLFSVSRGLCSVSAKDVLGKTVSKSRRGALMGWSSGLSGVAVLLIGLWLGTVDLAHAGPRVFSVLLLTGGVLWIIAAAFFSGIAEQPGATEGGGNALAVALQQMALLKTDGGFRRYVIARGLLLSVALASPFYVLIAQQFAGGKLLGLGSLVIANGLAAALSAPFWGYMGDRSSRQVMAIAAAGSGVLGLFTFAAVELEWSWALNPYGLAVIFLVLNVMHGGVRLGRKVYLVDMATGSNRAAYVAVSNTLIGVLMFFGGLIGLISDWLGAPATVLLLGLLSLVAVAYIIKLPDVSEPETKASV, encoded by the coding sequence ATGGACAGACAGCAGCTGATTGAAAATCTCTACAACCGCATTACCGGTGAAGAGGATGCCCGTGTTTGCAAGGATATACCGGATGCAGCCTGTAATGATCAGCCCCGTAATTTTTTTGCTTATCTTACCGCCAACCTGCTCGGCAAAGTAGCCGATGAAATCGGCAGTGCCAAACTGATCATTCCCTGGCTGTTCGGCATGCTGGGTGTACCTGCGGTATTCACCGGTTTTCTGGTTCCGATCCGTGAGGGCGGGGTATTGCTGCCGCAATTGGTGGTGGCCGCGGCGGTACGGAAACTGGCCATTCGGAAAACTGTCTGGATTGTCGGGGCGCTGCTCTCTGCGGTCAGTCTTTTCGGTATGGCCTGGACAGCCATCGGGTTTGAAGGAGCTTCGGCGGGTGGAACCATTATTCTGATGCTGGTTCTGTTCAGTGTTTCCCGCGGTCTCTGCTCGGTATCCGCCAAAGATGTGCTCGGTAAAACCGTTTCCAAAAGCAGGCGTGGTGCATTGATGGGCTGGAGTTCCGGTCTTTCCGGTGTGGCAGTGCTGCTGATCGGACTCTGGCTGGGCACGGTTGATCTGGCTCATGCCGGTCCGCGTGTATTTTCCGTGCTACTGCTGACCGGCGGTGTTTTATGGATTATTGCCGCCGCATTTTTTTCAGGAATCGCGGAACAGCCGGGGGCTACTGAAGGCGGCGGGAATGCGCTGGCGGTAGCACTGCAGCAGATGGCGTTGTTGAAAACCGATGGCGGATTCCGCCGTTACGTGATTGCCCGTGGTCTGTTGCTGTCGGTGGCTCTGGCTTCGCCGTTTTATGTGTTGATTGCCCAGCAGTTTGCCGGCGGGAAACTGCTGGGTCTGGGGTCGCTGGTCATTGCCAACGGCCTTGCCGCCGCGCTGTCAGCACCGTTCTGGGGCTATATGGGCGACCGTTCCAGCCGCCAGGTCATGGCGATTGCCGCTGCCGGTTCGGGGGTGCTCGGTCTGTTTACGTTTGCCGCGGTTGAACTGGAATGGAGCTGGGCGCTCAATCCTTATGGTCTGGCGGTGATTTTTCTGGTGCTTAATGTCATGCACGGCGGCGTACGCCTTGGCCGTAAAGTGTATCTGGTGGATATGGCAACCGGATCAAATCGGGCCGCCTATGTTGCGGTTTCCAATACGCTGATCGGCGTGCTGATGTTTTTCGGTGGATTAATCGGTCTGATCAGCGACTGGCTGGGGGCCCCGGCAACGGTGCTGCTGCTGGGGCTGCTGTCCCTGGTGGCGGTTGCCTATATAATCAAACTGCCGGATGTCAGCGAACCGGAAACCAAAGCCTCTGTTTAA
- a CDS encoding IS5 family transposase (programmed frameshift) yields MKITEAQYDKIAHVLPVQRGNVTLSNIEVLNAILYVAEHGCKWRGLPSRFGNWHTIYTRMNRWAKKGVLANVFDELQKQQLVKINLEAVSIDSTSIKVHPDGTGAFKKNGKQSIGKSRGGWTTKIHLIAANARIALDFSLSPGQAGDGPEGRKLLASWGEDRPEGICNVLMDKAYEGDETRQLVFDLDLTPVVPPKANRLEPWEYDKEMYKRRNEVERLFRRLKGFRRIFSRFEKLDVMFCAFIHFALTVDMLPLC; encoded by the exons ATGAAAATAACCGAAGCCCAGTACGACAAAATCGCCCATGTGTTGCCGGTGCAGCGAGGCAACGTAACTCTTTCCAATATCGAGGTTTTAAACGCCATTCTCTATGTGGCCGAGCACGGCTGCAAGTGGCGCGGACTCCCCTCTCGCTTTGGAAACTGGCACACCATTTACACCCGCATGAACCGCTGGGCAAAAAAAGGCGTTCTCGCAAACGTGTTCGATGAACTGCAGAAACAGCAGCTCGTGAAGATCAACCTTGAAGCGGTGTCCATCGACAGCACCTCGATCAAGGTGCATCCCGACGGAACCGGCGCAT TTAAAAAAAACGGCAAACAATCCATAGGAAAGTCCCGTGGTGGCTGGACTACCAAGATCCATTTGATCGCCGCCAACGCCCGGATCGCACTGGATTTCTCCCTTTCCCCGGGACAAGCCGGTGATGGTCCGGAAGGTCGTAAACTACTGGCCAGCTGGGGCGAGGATCGCCCTGAAGGCATTTGCAATGTATTGATGGATAAGGCCTACGAAGGAGATGAAACCCGGCAGCTGGTGTTCGATCTTGACCTCACTCCCGTTGTGCCGCCCAAGGCCAATCGACTTGAACCTTGGGAATACGACAAGGAAATGTACAAGCGGCGCAATGAAGTGGAGCGCCTGTTCCGCCGCTTAAAAGGATTCCGTCGAATCTTCTCCCGCTTCGAGAAACTCGACGTAATGTTCTGTGCGTTCATCCACTTCGCCCTGACTGTGGACATGCTTCCGTTGTGTTAA
- a CDS encoding TPM domain-containing protein → MQKAIRILVLVGALFAAVFPVYASDALLQKLQPKRGHAVNDYANIIPAAQEAKIESMIDELEQKTSAEIAVVTLQSLEGGEIDDFTNRLFEKWGVGQKGKDNGVMFLAAMRDRKMRIEVGYGLEGAIPDATAGRIRRNIITPYFKAGHPGTGIEAGVAALALEIAEEYGVELSGAVQPARYAASRHRSETRKQNPIFPLIFGIAFVIFAIRHPHLALFLLMSSGGRGGRGGGFGGGGFSGGGFGGGMSGGGGSSGGW, encoded by the coding sequence ATGCAGAAAGCAATACGAATTCTAGTTCTGGTCGGGGCTCTTTTTGCAGCGGTATTTCCTGTGTATGCCTCGGATGCCCTGCTGCAGAAACTGCAGCCGAAACGCGGGCATGCGGTTAACGACTATGCCAATATTATTCCTGCCGCGCAGGAGGCAAAAATTGAATCGATGATCGATGAGCTGGAGCAGAAAACCTCCGCCGAAATCGCGGTGGTTACGCTTCAGTCCCTGGAAGGCGGCGAAATCGATGACTTCACCAACCGTCTGTTTGAAAAATGGGGCGTCGGACAAAAGGGGAAAGACAACGGGGTGATGTTTCTGGCGGCGATGCGTGATCGTAAGATGCGGATCGAAGTCGGGTACGGTCTGGAGGGCGCGATTCCCGATGCTACGGCCGGACGCATCCGGCGGAATATTATTACCCCTTATTTTAAAGCCGGTCATCCGGGGACCGGCATTGAAGCCGGTGTAGCGGCACTGGCGCTCGAAATTGCGGAGGAATATGGCGTGGAGCTCAGCGGAGCGGTTCAGCCTGCGCGTTATGCTGCATCACGCCATCGCAGTGAAACCCGGAAGCAGAATCCGATTTTCCCACTCATTTTCGGTATAGCTTTTGTCATTTTTGCCATTCGCCATCCGCATCTGGCCCTGTTTCTTCTAATGAGCAGCGGCGGCCGAGGCGGCCGGGGCGGCGGATTCGGCGGCGGCGGTTTTTCCGGCGGCGGGTTCGGCGGCGGTATGTCGGGCGGTGGAGGATCCAGCGGCGGATGGTAG
- a CDS encoding LemA family protein — MKKGCLIPLIVGVVLLLGILSMGGCMAGKYNGFVAQEEHVNKAWANVETVLQRRYDLIPNLVNTVKGFADHEKELLTEVTRLRSQWGEAKAAGNTEQSVKTAGMLESALGRLMVVVEKYPDIKSNQNFLALQEELAGTENRISVERRRYNEAVAAYNVSIRRFPGNMMAGMFGFEKKEAFEAAPEAATAPTVEF; from the coding sequence ATGAAAAAAGGATGTCTGATTCCCTTAATTGTGGGTGTTGTTCTGTTGCTGGGCATTCTGTCCATGGGCGGCTGTATGGCGGGAAAATACAACGGATTTGTGGCGCAGGAGGAACATGTTAATAAAGCCTGGGCCAACGTCGAGACCGTGCTGCAGCGCCGCTATGACCTGATTCCGAATCTGGTCAATACGGTGAAAGGTTTTGCCGATCACGAAAAAGAGCTGCTGACCGAGGTCACCCGCCTGCGCAGCCAGTGGGGCGAGGCTAAAGCGGCCGGAAATACGGAGCAGAGCGTAAAGACCGCCGGGATGCTCGAAAGTGCGCTGGGCCGCCTCATGGTGGTGGTTGAAAAATATCCCGACATCAAATCAAACCAGAATTTTCTGGCGCTGCAGGAGGAACTGGCCGGAACGGAAAACCGGATTTCGGTGGAGCGGCGGCGTTATAATGAAGCGGTCGCGGCCTATAATGTCAGCATCCGCCGTTTCCCCGGAAATATGATGGCCGGTATGTTCGGTTTCGAAAAGAAAGAGGCTTTCGAAGCCGCACCCGAAGCCGCCACCGCTCCGACTGTGGAATTCTGA
- a CDS encoding GMP reductase, giving the protein MRIETDLKLGFKDVMFRPKRSTLKSRAQVDLNRAFKFMHTETEWTGIPIMAANMDTVGTFEMAATLAEHNLFTAIHKHYSPEEWGSFLANAPENIENHIAISTGTGEADFRKLITIKQQNPQLRFICIDVANGYSEHFVSFLKKTREQFPDKVIIAGNVVTGEMVEELLLAGADIVKVGIGPGSVCTTRVKTGVGYPQLSAIIECADAAHGLGGQIISDGGCATPGDVSKAFGAGADFVMLGGMLAGHDESGGETIERDGKTYRQFYGMSSSTAMNKHAGGVANYRASEGKTVEIPYRGAVKHTLNDILGGVRSTCTYVGAATLKELTKRTTFIRVAEQENRVYAK; this is encoded by the coding sequence ATGCGAATCGAAACCGATCTTAAACTGGGCTTCAAAGACGTCATGTTCCGGCCGAAGCGTTCCACCCTGAAAAGTCGCGCTCAGGTGGACCTCAACCGCGCGTTCAAATTCATGCACACCGAAACGGAATGGACCGGCATACCGATTATGGCGGCCAATATGGATACCGTCGGCACTTTTGAAATGGCGGCAACGCTGGCGGAACACAATCTGTTCACCGCCATCCACAAACATTATTCCCCCGAAGAATGGGGCTCTTTTCTGGCAAATGCTCCGGAAAACATCGAAAACCATATCGCGATCAGCACCGGCACCGGAGAGGCGGATTTCCGGAAACTGATCACAATAAAACAACAGAACCCGCAGCTGCGGTTTATCTGTATCGATGTGGCCAACGGCTACTCCGAACACTTTGTCTCGTTCCTGAAAAAAACACGTGAACAGTTTCCCGATAAAGTCATCATCGCCGGTAACGTGGTTACCGGTGAAATGGTGGAGGAACTGCTGCTGGCGGGGGCGGATATCGTAAAAGTCGGCATCGGTCCGGGCTCCGTCTGTACCACACGCGTAAAAACCGGCGTCGGCTATCCCCAGCTTTCCGCCATCATCGAATGCGCCGATGCCGCGCATGGTCTCGGCGGCCAGATTATCTCCGACGGCGGATGCGCCACACCGGGCGATGTCTCCAAAGCATTCGGTGCCGGTGCTGACTTTGTGATGCTCGGCGGTATGCTCGCCGGTCACGATGAATCCGGCGGCGAAACCATCGAACGCGACGGAAAAACCTATCGCCAGTTTTACGGTATGAGCTCCTCCACCGCCATGAACAAACATGCCGGCGGCGTGGCCAACTACCGTGCGTCGGAAGGCAAAACCGTGGAAATCCCTTATCGCGGTGCGGTGAAACACACGCTGAACGATATTCTCGGCGGAGTACGCAGCACCTGCACCTATGTCGGTGCTGCCACCCTGAAAGAACTCACCAAACGCACCACATTCATCCGCGTCGCCGAGCAGGAAAACCGGGTTTATGCCAAATAG
- a CDS encoding nucleotidyltransferase domain-containing protein codes for MTPEKLVDELKQACPQNLKSVVLYGSAAAGDHAGRRSDYNVLVIAEELGVETLNAFSKAAAAWSKAGNPAPLLFTTERLKQATDVFPIELLDIRECHKILYGEDPVSALDINTENLRLQIEHELRGKLIRLRQAYLLTGGKAKAVADLMVESLSTFLVLFRAALRLFEDEIPQKKFEALEKLGEHLSFDPSVFLTVQHLKDGTKKTKSVDVEKLFSTYLSTIECVIDAVDAEIHKGA; via the coding sequence ATGACACCTGAAAAACTGGTTGATGAACTAAAACAGGCCTGTCCGCAAAACCTCAAGTCGGTTGTCCTTTACGGTTCGGCGGCGGCGGGCGACCATGCCGGCAGACGTTCTGATTATAATGTGCTGGTCATTGCGGAAGAGCTGGGCGTTGAAACACTGAATGCGTTTTCAAAAGCGGCGGCCGCGTGGTCGAAAGCCGGGAATCCCGCACCGCTGCTGTTTACCACGGAGCGCCTTAAGCAGGCCACGGATGTGTTTCCGATCGAACTGCTTGATATCCGGGAATGCCATAAAATACTGTATGGTGAAGATCCGGTGTCAGCACTCGACATCAATACGGAAAATCTGCGACTGCAGATTGAGCACGAGCTGCGCGGTAAGCTGATCCGGCTGCGGCAGGCTTATCTGCTGACCGGGGGGAAAGCGAAAGCCGTGGCGGATCTGATGGTGGAGTCGCTTTCCACGTTTCTGGTGCTGTTCCGTGCGGCGCTTCGCCTGTTCGAAGATGAAATTCCGCAGAAAAAATTCGAGGCCCTGGAAAAACTGGGGGAGCATCTATCGTTCGATCCGTCGGTCTTTCTGACGGTTCAGCACTTGAAGGACGGAACAAAAAAAACAAAATCGGTCGATGTTGAAAAACTGTTCAGCACCTATTTATCGACCATTGAATGTGTCATTGATGCAGTTGATGCAGAAATTCATAAAGGAGCATAA